A stretch of Mycobacterium sp. ITM-2016-00316 DNA encodes these proteins:
- a CDS encoding VanW family protein: MQATWLRLAQWKLPGAFQSRRGRLSLVVGVPFVALASLYLADLTFTSGKVPRGVTAAGVPLGGLTPDAAEQRLQSVVAPRAARPIAVTMATVHAEVDPRRIDLTVDSRATVEQADTQPLNPVTRLMSFFVHTPIGVVTSVDEQALTAALADLGATVAEDPVEGSVGFVDGEPVSSNPQNGRRLDIQAAADVFVRDWAVGEPLDLPMVELAPSTTDADVATAVDDVAIPAVSGPVRVDGDNDTQAFLSEGVIAAALTFDAEDGRLSPVIDIDLLADELRPQLAASETPRRDADIDFAVTPPVTVAEQTGRRVDYDATLADLLSVLSSTDNREVTAVYVDEEPALTVDELDELGPIEVIGEFQTGGFSSSSGRNIRRAAQQINGIVVRPGETFSLNGATNPRNAAAGYVEAGIIEDGRPATGIGGGVSQMATTLFNAAYFAGMEDIEHHEHSYYISRYPAGREATVFGDVLDVKFRNNGPTSVQIQTEWTSGSITARLVGIKRYEVTSAQSPRSRPTSPRTITIPSGEACSPSGGAPGFTITDTRTLREIATGETRTESHTVIYDPIPTVICGGG, from the coding sequence ATGCAGGCCACCTGGCTGAGGCTCGCTCAGTGGAAGCTCCCCGGTGCGTTCCAGAGCCGGCGTGGACGGCTGTCCCTGGTCGTCGGCGTCCCCTTCGTCGCTTTGGCGTCGCTCTACCTTGCCGACCTGACGTTCACCTCGGGCAAGGTTCCCCGCGGGGTCACCGCAGCCGGGGTGCCGCTCGGCGGTCTCACCCCCGATGCCGCGGAGCAGCGCCTGCAGAGCGTGGTCGCTCCCCGCGCCGCCCGGCCGATCGCGGTCACCATGGCGACCGTGCACGCCGAGGTGGACCCGCGCCGGATCGACTTGACCGTGGACTCTCGCGCCACCGTCGAGCAGGCGGACACGCAACCGCTGAACCCGGTCACCCGCCTCATGTCGTTCTTCGTGCACACCCCGATCGGTGTGGTCACGTCGGTCGACGAACAAGCCCTGACCGCGGCCCTGGCGGACCTGGGTGCCACCGTCGCCGAAGACCCGGTCGAGGGCTCCGTCGGATTCGTCGACGGCGAACCCGTGTCGTCAAATCCTCAGAACGGCCGACGGCTCGATATCCAAGCCGCCGCCGACGTGTTCGTGCGGGACTGGGCAGTCGGCGAGCCCCTCGATCTGCCGATGGTGGAACTCGCACCGAGCACCACCGATGCCGATGTCGCGACCGCCGTGGACGACGTCGCCATACCGGCGGTGTCCGGACCGGTCCGCGTCGACGGTGACAACGACACGCAGGCGTTCCTCTCCGAGGGCGTCATCGCGGCCGCGCTGACCTTCGATGCCGAGGACGGGCGGCTGTCGCCGGTCATCGACATCGACCTGCTCGCCGACGAGCTGCGCCCCCAACTCGCCGCGTCGGAAACCCCCCGGCGCGACGCCGATATCGACTTCGCCGTCACCCCGCCGGTCACAGTCGCCGAACAGACCGGCCGCCGGGTCGACTACGACGCCACCCTGGCGGATCTGCTCTCGGTGCTCAGCAGCACCGACAATCGGGAGGTCACGGCGGTCTACGTCGACGAAGAGCCGGCATTGACCGTTGACGAGCTCGACGAACTGGGGCCCATCGAGGTCATCGGTGAGTTCCAGACCGGTGGTTTCTCCAGTTCCTCCGGCCGGAACATCAGGCGTGCTGCGCAACAGATCAATGGCATCGTGGTCCGGCCGGGGGAGACGTTCAGCCTCAACGGAGCAACCAATCCGCGGAACGCGGCGGCGGGCTACGTCGAGGCCGGGATCATCGAAGACGGCAGGCCCGCAACGGGTATCGGGGGCGGGGTCTCCCAGATGGCCACCACCCTCTTCAATGCCGCGTACTTCGCGGGCATGGAAGACATCGAACATCACGAGCACAGCTACTACATCAGCCGCTACCCGGCCGGGCGAGAGGCCACCGTGTTCGGTGACGTGCTCGACGTGAAGTTCCGCAACAACGGCCCCACCTCGGTGCAGATACAGACCGAGTGGACGTCGGGTTCGATCACCGCACGGCTGGTCGGTATCAAACGCTACGAGGTGACATCGGCGCAGAGCCCCCGCAGCCGCCCGACGAGCCCGCGCACCATAACGATCCCGTCCGGTGAAGCCTGCAGCCCCAGCGGCGGCGCGCCGGGATTCACCATCACCGACACCCGGACCCTTCGCGAGATCGCCACTGGCGAAACGCGAACCGAGTCCCACACGGTGATCTACGATCCCATTCCCACGGTGATCTGCGGCGGCGGCTGA
- a CDS encoding DUF1906 domain-containing protein, which yields MQDSPSTIGPRRSRAVSRRDALRYASAALAGLGAASVAQAPAASAGAPTLIDFAMRQIPAQDIRAAGHSGVINYVSTSRPGSSFGAKPITLPYAQSLTSAGLIIVSNYQYGKPGGTAPSDFTRGYAGGVADAKTAWALHTAAGGGKSAPIFFSVDDDIDRNTWNTVALQWFRGINSVIGVMRTGIYAGINPSQWAIEDGVIGRSSSAGKAWIWQTRSWSKGQIHPAAVLYQRVIDTASNPGPIVGGIRVDVNDVLAQDCGQWNKHP from the coding sequence ATGCAGGACTCGCCGTCCACCATCGGCCCGCGTCGATCGCGCGCCGTCTCCCGGCGTGACGCGCTGCGCTATGCATCGGCAGCGCTGGCCGGGCTCGGGGCCGCGTCGGTCGCCCAAGCACCGGCAGCCTCGGCCGGCGCCCCCACCTTGATCGACTTCGCGATGCGCCAGATCCCGGCCCAGGACATCCGGGCTGCCGGGCATTCCGGGGTGATCAACTACGTGTCGACCTCGCGACCCGGCTCGTCCTTCGGCGCAAAGCCGATCACGCTGCCCTACGCCCAGTCACTGACCTCCGCCGGGTTGATCATCGTCAGTAATTACCAGTACGGAAAGCCGGGCGGGACAGCACCGTCGGATTTCACCCGCGGGTATGCCGGTGGCGTCGCCGACGCCAAGACCGCCTGGGCGCTACATACCGCGGCAGGCGGCGGAAAGAGCGCACCGATCTTCTTCAGCGTCGATGACGACATCGACCGCAACACCTGGAACACCGTTGCACTGCAGTGGTTTCGCGGAATCAACTCGGTGATCGGGGTCATGCGCACCGGGATCTACGCCGGCATCAATCCATCCCAGTGGGCTATCGAAGACGGCGTGATCGGCAGGTCGAGTTCGGCCGGCAAGGCGTGGATCTGGCAGACCCGGTCGTGGTCCAAGGGGCAGATACATCCCGCCGCCGTGCTCTACCAGCGGGTCATCGACACCGCCTCGAATCCCGGGCCGATCGTCGGCGGCATCCGCGTCGACGTCAACGATGTGCTGGCCCAGGATTGCGGCCAGTGGAACAAGCACCCCTGA
- a CDS encoding glycoside hydrolase, with protein MPAVRQSLRRAMCGFAATVLVLGASVGGAYADPAADALAKLNELSQQAVQSRQAVTAAQRDVDATVAVQAAADDRHRADLQALEAANAQLQPYQAAINRVAAMEYMSGRSGQMAAVLTAGSPQQLIDRLSLQRTVAAQAADQMKVFLATRERAATAAQASEKSAAGARAAAEKAASVRADLQTKLSEMLKQIAAAEAQYAALTPQQQAAVDLAPPPVAPAPQDPAIIAMPGPPSLAAAVMDIPEAALPVGVANEAGLQPNAILAARAVSAQFPQIGEIGGVRPDSKPWHPSGLAIDIMIPNSGSPEGIALGDQIMAFAMANAGRFGVQDVIWRGTYYTPAGPQASGYGHFDHVHITVTPRR; from the coding sequence ATGCCCGCGGTGCGCCAGTCACTTCGGCGAGCAATGTGCGGTTTTGCGGCTACGGTCCTGGTCCTGGGCGCGTCGGTGGGCGGCGCGTACGCCGATCCTGCGGCCGATGCACTGGCCAAACTCAACGAGTTGTCCCAGCAGGCGGTGCAGAGCCGCCAGGCCGTCACCGCTGCCCAACGCGACGTGGACGCCACCGTGGCCGTTCAGGCCGCGGCCGATGACCGCCATCGCGCCGACCTGCAGGCCCTCGAGGCCGCCAACGCTCAGCTGCAGCCCTATCAGGCCGCGATCAACCGGGTGGCCGCCATGGAGTACATGAGCGGACGCAGCGGTCAGATGGCGGCGGTGCTGACGGCGGGCTCCCCACAACAGCTCATCGACCGCCTGTCACTGCAGCGGACGGTGGCCGCGCAGGCGGCCGACCAGATGAAGGTCTTCCTGGCGACCCGTGAGCGCGCGGCCACCGCCGCCCAGGCCTCGGAGAAATCGGCCGCCGGCGCGCGCGCGGCCGCCGAGAAGGCCGCCTCGGTGCGCGCCGACCTGCAAACCAAGCTGAGCGAGATGCTGAAGCAGATCGCCGCCGCGGAGGCGCAGTACGCGGCGCTGACACCGCAGCAGCAGGCCGCTGTCGACCTCGCGCCGCCGCCGGTCGCACCCGCACCACAGGACCCGGCGATCATCGCGATGCCCGGTCCGCCATCGCTGGCGGCTGCCGTCATGGACATCCCGGAGGCGGCCCTACCCGTCGGCGTCGCCAACGAGGCGGGCCTGCAGCCCAACGCGATTCTGGCGGCCCGGGCCGTGAGCGCACAGTTCCCGCAGATCGGCGAGATCGGCGGGGTACGGCCGGACTCCAAGCCCTGGCACCCGAGCGGCCTGGCGATCGACATCATGATTCCGAACTCCGGCAGTCCCGAGGGCATCGCGCTGGGCGATCAGATCATGGCGTTCGCGATGGCCAACGCCGGCAGGTTCGGGGTGCAGGACGTGATCTGGCGCGGCACGTACTACACGCCGGCCGGTCCACAGGCGTCCGGCTACGGCCACTTCGACCATGTGCACATCACCGTGACGCCACGCCGCTGA
- a CDS encoding DUF1932 domain-containing protein, translated as MHSGDQPPHSAVIGLGEAGAKYAAALIASGRSVVGFDPGPPATPPGVTRADTAADAVRGADLILVLTAAKAARPVAESVRTSLSAGARYADFTSSSPSAMRDIADIVENAGAAFCDVAILGPVAWHGAQTPLMLAGNSAEPVAAIASGWGAPVEVVDGPPGSAMAHKLLRSVLMKGLAGVVTEAVTAGAAAGYEPWIRDQIARQLAGDGHAVIDRLLTGTRTHAERRAHEMHDTAEYLGELGVPAEITQATASALRRMAAEGR; from the coding sequence GTGCACAGCGGCGACCAACCCCCACATAGTGCTGTCATCGGGCTCGGGGAGGCCGGAGCGAAATACGCTGCCGCGCTGATCGCGAGCGGCCGATCCGTCGTCGGCTTCGATCCGGGTCCACCCGCGACGCCACCAGGAGTGACACGCGCAGACACCGCGGCCGACGCCGTGCGCGGTGCCGACCTGATCCTGGTGCTCACTGCGGCCAAGGCGGCTCGTCCAGTTGCAGAATCTGTGCGGACGAGTCTTTCGGCGGGGGCTCGCTATGCAGACTTCACGTCCTCTTCGCCATCAGCCATGCGCGACATAGCCGACATCGTGGAGAACGCCGGTGCCGCATTCTGCGATGTCGCCATCCTCGGACCGGTCGCGTGGCACGGCGCGCAGACTCCCCTCATGCTGGCTGGGAACAGCGCCGAACCGGTCGCCGCCATCGCGTCCGGCTGGGGTGCGCCCGTCGAAGTCGTAGACGGGCCCCCGGGTTCGGCGATGGCCCACAAGCTGCTTCGCAGCGTGCTGATGAAAGGCCTGGCGGGTGTGGTCACCGAGGCGGTCACCGCCGGTGCCGCCGCGGGCTATGAACCGTGGATCCGCGACCAGATTGCCCGGCAGCTCGCCGGAGACGGGCACGCTGTCATCGACCGCCTTCTCACCGGCACCCGTACTCATGCCGAACGGCGCGCGCACGAGATGCACGACACCGCGGAGTACCTCGGTGAGCTCGGTGTTCCTGCTGAGATCACGCAGGCAACCGCGAGCGCGCTGCGCCGCATGGCGGCGGAAGGGCGGTAG
- a CDS encoding methyltransferase has protein sequence MSSPTTAQASNGLNRPSAEIVERFAQLPTANVGDAMDRLGALDARIKPVWHGATIAGPAFTVWTRAGDNKLLHEAMRQAAPGDVLIVNGQGDETRALLGELMAERAKVLGLAGFVVDGAVRDAEVIGEIELPVFARAITPAGPYKNGPGRLGGVVAVGGVAVAPGDIVLGDADGVVIVPQQDAEQVLEAAEAKFADETAQRAEIKAGR, from the coding sequence ATGAGCAGCCCGACCACTGCGCAGGCGAGCAACGGCCTGAACCGCCCCTCGGCCGAGATCGTGGAGAGATTCGCGCAGCTCCCGACAGCGAATGTCGGCGACGCGATGGACCGCCTCGGAGCGCTGGATGCACGCATAAAGCCGGTGTGGCACGGCGCCACGATCGCCGGGCCGGCCTTCACCGTCTGGACCCGCGCCGGGGACAACAAACTGCTGCACGAAGCCATGCGACAGGCAGCGCCCGGCGATGTGCTGATCGTCAACGGACAGGGTGATGAGACACGGGCGCTCCTGGGTGAGCTGATGGCGGAGCGCGCCAAGGTTCTCGGGCTGGCGGGGTTCGTCGTCGACGGCGCCGTCCGCGATGCCGAGGTCATCGGTGAGATCGAGCTCCCTGTCTTCGCGCGTGCCATCACACCGGCAGGCCCCTACAAAAACGGTCCGGGTCGGCTGGGCGGCGTTGTCGCCGTCGGAGGTGTGGCTGTCGCGCCGGGCGACATCGTGCTCGGTGACGCCGACGGCGTCGTCATCGTTCCGCAGCAAGATGCTGAACAAGTGCTGGAGGCCGCGGAGGCCAAGTTCGCCGACGAAACCGCCCAGCGTGCAGAGATCAAGGCCGGCCGATAG
- a CDS encoding tripartite tricarboxylate transporter substrate binding protein: MYTRRIQITATAAVIASLALAGCGRPTEGGGTGDGFPGSKPIELVVSFAPGGAVDTAARLVAPELEKSLGTNIEVVNRPGAGGQIGYTELTGAKADGYTLGATGSPSVVVSPLDPARGATYTRESFQPLGMQVVDPAVIGVAPDSPYTSLSALIDAAKAAPGTITATTTGIQTGEHFAVADISKVTGAEFSPVHFSEGQSQAVAAFLGNHVPIYVGSTSDVIDLVKQNKIRVLGVMDTQRSKFLPDVPTFQESGYDVVSTTARGYSAPAGLPDAVSEKLQDAFKTAIENDEVVAKMTDLGLETRYLDAAKYEQLWTEQESTYKELMPAVSQEGN; encoded by the coding sequence ATGTACACCAGACGGATTCAGATCACCGCGACCGCCGCGGTGATCGCAAGCCTGGCGTTGGCCGGCTGCGGTCGCCCCACCGAGGGCGGCGGCACCGGCGACGGATTCCCGGGCAGCAAGCCGATCGAACTGGTCGTCTCATTCGCGCCCGGCGGCGCGGTCGATACGGCTGCCCGCCTCGTCGCGCCCGAGCTGGAGAAGAGCCTCGGGACCAACATCGAGGTCGTCAACCGGCCCGGTGCCGGCGGTCAGATCGGTTACACCGAACTGACCGGCGCCAAGGCCGACGGCTACACCCTCGGAGCGACAGGCTCGCCCTCGGTGGTCGTTTCGCCATTGGACCCGGCTCGTGGCGCCACCTACACCCGCGAGAGCTTCCAGCCGCTCGGCATGCAGGTCGTCGATCCCGCCGTCATCGGTGTCGCGCCCGACAGCCCCTACACCTCGCTGAGCGCTCTGATCGACGCCGCCAAGGCAGCCCCGGGGACCATCACTGCCACCACGACCGGCATCCAGACCGGCGAGCATTTCGCCGTTGCCGACATCAGTAAGGTCACCGGCGCCGAGTTCTCGCCGGTGCACTTCTCCGAGGGCCAGTCGCAAGCCGTCGCAGCCTTTTTGGGCAACCACGTCCCCATCTATGTCGGTAGCACCAGCGATGTCATCGATCTGGTCAAACAGAACAAGATCCGCGTTCTCGGAGTGATGGACACCCAACGCAGCAAGTTCCTGCCCGATGTTCCGACCTTCCAGGAGTCCGGCTACGACGTCGTATCGACCACCGCACGTGGCTACTCGGCACCCGCTGGTCTTCCCGACGCGGTGTCGGAGAAATTGCAGGACGCGTTCAAGACGGCGATTGAAAACGACGAGGTGGTCGCCAAGATGACCGATCTCGGTCTGGAAACCCGCTACCTCGACGCCGCGAAATACGAGCAGCTGTGGACCGAACAGGAAAGCACCTACAAGGAACTGATGCCCGCCGTCAGCCAGGAAGGCAACTGA
- a CDS encoding tripartite tricarboxylate transporter TctB family protein — MPSAQLVLIAIGLYVAVESTSLGLWTRLGPGPGLLPLVLGVALAGLSAVWSIQTVIERRGSSDSAGRREPEEALDRPYVVGVVGGLIVLAAVMELIGFQISMAIFLFAELTLLGRQKWWVSAAVALVGSIGVFVLFDRVLAVQLPLSSLPGLSGLGL, encoded by the coding sequence GTGCCCAGTGCGCAGCTCGTTCTCATTGCGATCGGCCTCTACGTCGCGGTCGAATCCACTTCCCTTGGCCTGTGGACGAGGTTGGGGCCCGGGCCGGGCCTTCTGCCGCTGGTCCTCGGTGTGGCCCTCGCCGGCCTTTCTGCGGTGTGGTCGATCCAGACGGTCATCGAGCGCCGAGGGTCGTCCGATTCAGCCGGGCGACGCGAACCGGAAGAGGCATTGGACCGCCCCTACGTGGTCGGAGTCGTCGGCGGCTTGATCGTGCTGGCCGCGGTCATGGAACTGATCGGGTTCCAGATTTCGATGGCGATCTTCCTGTTTGCAGAGCTGACGCTGCTCGGCCGTCAGAAATGGTGGGTGTCGGCTGCCGTAGCGCTCGTCGGCAGCATCGGCGTGTTCGTGTTGTTCGACCGAGTTCTGGCCGTGCAGTTGCCGCTTTCGTCCCTGCCCGGCCTGTCGGGATTGGGGCTGTAG
- a CDS encoding IclR family transcriptional regulator, whose product MSTPSGNMRSLERAFDVLTVLQTAKQPLRLSEVARLSDLHVATSQRILNVLLERGYAARTGDTYTAGPAALAVAHAFMVTNPLSLLAQTTLQQLAAITGYTASLYVRVENSRVLVARVESENPLSYVLPVGERLPLHLGGAGKIFLADLAAEEVDLIVPDATPIQLASGDATSKAALLAELDKIRSDGHAYSVSERSYGIASIAAPVRSSGGTLMGVLGITGPAEEIAGPQIARAITEVRRAATALGARLPASG is encoded by the coding sequence ATGTCTACGCCGAGCGGCAACATGCGGTCCCTGGAGCGTGCATTCGACGTGCTCACCGTATTGCAGACGGCGAAGCAGCCGCTACGGCTCAGTGAGGTCGCACGCCTGAGTGACCTCCACGTCGCGACCAGTCAACGCATCCTGAATGTGCTGCTGGAGCGCGGCTACGCCGCACGCACCGGCGACACCTACACCGCCGGCCCTGCCGCGCTTGCGGTCGCGCACGCATTCATGGTGACCAACCCCTTGAGCCTGCTTGCGCAGACGACGCTGCAACAGTTGGCGGCCATCACTGGCTACACCGCATCGCTCTATGTGCGCGTGGAGAATTCGCGCGTGCTGGTTGCCCGGGTGGAAAGCGAGAATCCACTGAGCTACGTCCTGCCGGTCGGCGAGCGGCTTCCGCTGCACCTCGGTGGCGCGGGGAAAATCTTCCTCGCCGACCTGGCGGCTGAAGAGGTGGATTTGATCGTGCCGGACGCCACGCCCATTCAGCTGGCGTCCGGTGATGCGACCAGTAAGGCGGCCCTGCTCGCTGAACTGGACAAGATCCGCTCCGACGGGCACGCGTACTCGGTAAGCGAGCGCAGTTATGGGATCGCATCGATCGCGGCACCCGTCCGGTCGTCGGGCGGGACGCTGATGGGCGTACTGGGAATCACCGGACCCGCAGAAGAGATCGCTGGCCCGCAGATCGCACGCGCGATCACGGAGGTGCGCCGCGCGGCAACTGCGCTCGGCGCGCGCCTGCCTGCCAGCGGCTAG
- a CDS encoding alpha/beta fold hydrolase: MTKSTRSTRPDWVDDDLFPFQSRFVEIDGHTVHYVDEGSGPTLLLLHGNPTWSFLWRDVIAALRDDFRCVAMDYPGFGLSEAKPGYRYLPEQHTDVVTGFVDALGLDHVTLVAQDWGGPIGLTAAQRRPDVFERLVLANTWAWPVNGVLHFEAFARIVGGLPMRFLVRQFNLLVNAFIPTGHRRRTPTSAEMAHYRQALGTAERRHASAVLPGRVLASHAFFIDLEAGLADLAHLPTLIVWGDADIAFRSQERERLEATFTDHETVIVEGAGTYVQSDAPEEFVAAVRGWAAKQRGGDTIE; this comes from the coding sequence ATGACCAAATCCACCAGGAGCACGCGGCCCGACTGGGTCGATGACGACCTGTTTCCGTTCCAGAGCCGCTTCGTCGAGATCGACGGGCACACCGTGCACTATGTCGACGAGGGTTCCGGGCCGACATTGCTTCTCCTGCATGGCAACCCGACCTGGTCGTTCCTCTGGCGTGACGTGATCGCCGCGCTGCGGGACGACTTCCGCTGCGTCGCAATGGACTACCCGGGGTTCGGACTCTCGGAGGCCAAACCGGGATACCGCTACCTCCCCGAGCAGCACACAGACGTGGTCACGGGCTTCGTCGACGCCCTCGGACTGGACCACGTGACGCTGGTCGCCCAGGACTGGGGCGGCCCGATCGGCCTGACGGCCGCACAGCGGCGGCCAGACGTCTTCGAACGGCTGGTACTCGCCAACACCTGGGCGTGGCCGGTCAACGGCGTGCTGCACTTCGAAGCCTTCGCCCGGATCGTGGGTGGGCTCCCGATGCGATTCCTGGTCCGGCAGTTCAACCTCCTCGTCAACGCCTTCATCCCCACCGGTCACCGCCGGCGAACCCCAACCTCCGCCGAGATGGCCCACTACCGCCAAGCGCTCGGCACCGCCGAGCGACGCCACGCCAGCGCCGTGCTCCCTGGCCGGGTGCTCGCCAGCCACGCCTTCTTCATCGACCTCGAGGCGGGCCTCGCCGACCTCGCCCACCTGCCCACCCTGATCGTGTGGGGCGACGCCGACATCGCCTTCCGTTCCCAGGAGCGTGAGCGACTGGAAGCCACCTTCACCGATCACGAGACGGTCATCGTCGAAGGTGCCGGCACCTACGTGCAGTCCGACGCACCCGAGGAGTTCGTCGCCGCGGTCCGCGGCTGGGCGGCGAAGCAGCGCGGCGGTGACACGATCGAGTAG
- a CDS encoding fatty acid desaturase, which yields MFTTTEHSHSQTRAAGSPHALPDPGERVPALSWPIVGIFTFALALFGASTWAALTDTLPAVVTIAASAVAIFVLFTVLHDASHYSISSRRWVNVAFGRVAMFFVSPLISFKSFAFIHIEHHRNTNDGDADPDHFVSAAPWWQLPIRFPAMDLPYLRFLVRHWRKRPRAEIAETAALMAVAVTVIVSAAVTGHLWTLAVIYLIPERVAMAVLAWWFDWLPHHDLEDTQRENRYRATRNRVGSEWILTPLLLSQNYHLVHHLHPSIPFYRYVAAWQRNEAAYLERDAAISTVFGQQLDAPQYREWKRLNGKLAALLPVRTPRSAATGSVGTHPIAVKSVERLTPDSVKVSFTVPDHLADQFHFQAGQHLTVKHRIGGDVVRRNYSICTSATSGELAIGVRHIAGGAFSTFAVESLRAGDVLELMTPTGHFGAALHPLARHDYVAVAAGSGITPILSIVRTTMEIETESRFTLFYGNRTADSTMFAAEVDELEARYADRLRIFHVRSTEAHHPEYLRGRIDLAMILRLLGGEITSVDRWYLCGPSDLVTTLHRGLTSEGVPSERVQLELFRGAPQPTHVGAYPEAQVSVTLSGATQTVELVAGESILESALKNDIDAPYACMGGACGTCKAKVLSGAVSMEQNFVLDKAELEAGFILTCQSHPSTATVAVDYDA from the coding sequence ATGTTCACCACGACGGAACACTCACACTCCCAAACCCGTGCAGCGGGCTCGCCGCACGCCCTGCCTGATCCGGGTGAGCGGGTGCCGGCGCTGTCCTGGCCCATCGTCGGCATCTTCACCTTCGCGCTTGCGCTCTTCGGCGCGTCAACATGGGCCGCTCTCACCGACACGTTGCCTGCGGTCGTCACCATCGCCGCCAGCGCCGTCGCGATTTTCGTGTTGTTCACCGTGTTGCACGACGCGTCGCACTACTCGATCAGCTCCAGGCGCTGGGTCAACGTCGCGTTCGGGCGTGTCGCGATGTTCTTTGTCTCGCCGCTGATTTCGTTCAAGTCCTTCGCGTTCATCCACATCGAGCATCACCGCAACACCAACGACGGTGACGCCGACCCCGATCATTTCGTGAGTGCTGCGCCGTGGTGGCAGCTGCCCATCCGCTTCCCCGCCATGGATCTGCCGTACCTCCGCTTCCTGGTGCGCCACTGGCGCAAGCGGCCACGCGCCGAGATCGCGGAAACGGCAGCGTTGATGGCGGTCGCGGTGACGGTCATCGTGTCGGCCGCCGTCACCGGTCATCTGTGGACGCTCGCGGTGATCTATCTGATTCCCGAGCGGGTGGCCATGGCCGTGCTCGCCTGGTGGTTCGACTGGCTGCCGCATCATGACCTGGAAGACACCCAGCGCGAGAACCGCTACCGTGCGACCCGCAACCGCGTCGGCTCCGAGTGGATCCTGACCCCGCTGCTGCTGTCACAGAACTACCACCTCGTCCACCACCTCCATCCCTCCATTCCGTTCTACCGGTATGTCGCTGCGTGGCAACGCAATGAAGCCGCCTACCTGGAGCGCGACGCGGCAATCAGCACTGTCTTCGGTCAACAGCTCGACGCCCCGCAGTACCGCGAGTGGAAACGCCTCAACGGGAAACTGGCTGCGCTGCTGCCAGTCCGCACGCCACGCTCTGCGGCGACGGGCAGTGTCGGTACGCATCCGATTGCGGTCAAGAGCGTCGAGCGACTGACGCCGGACAGCGTCAAAGTCAGTTTCACTGTTCCCGATCACCTCGCCGACCAGTTCCACTTTCAGGCCGGCCAGCATCTGACCGTGAAGCACCGTATCGGTGGGGACGTGGTCCGGCGAAACTACTCGATCTGCACGTCGGCCACCTCGGGAGAACTCGCGATCGGGGTGCGACACATTGCCGGTGGGGCGTTTTCCACATTCGCGGTCGAATCTCTGCGCGCCGGTGATGTCCTGGAACTGATGACACCCACGGGTCATTTCGGTGCAGCCCTTCACCCGCTCGCTCGCCACGACTATGTCGCGGTGGCGGCCGGCAGCGGCATCACGCCCATCCTGTCGATCGTGCGCACCACCATGGAGATCGAAACCGAGAGCCGCTTCACCCTGTTCTACGGCAACCGAACCGCTGACTCGACCATGTTCGCGGCCGAAGTCGACGAACTCGAAGCGCGATATGCCGACCGGCTGCGCATCTTTCACGTCCGCTCTACCGAGGCGCACCATCCGGAATATCTTCGCGGGCGTATCGACCTGGCGATGATCCTTCGGCTGCTCGGTGGTGAGATCACCTCGGTGGACCGCTGGTACCTCTGCGGCCCAAGTGATCTCGTCACGACGCTGCACCGGGGCCTCACGTCCGAGGGGGTACCGTCCGAGCGGGTGCAGCTCGAACTGTTCCGCGGCGCCCCACAACCCACGCACGTCGGCGCGTATCCCGAAGCGCAGGTGAGCGTCACGCTGTCCGGGGCGACGCAGACCGTGGAACTCGTCGCCGGTGAGTCCATCCTCGAATCCGCCCTGAAGAACGATATCGACGCGCCCTATGCCTGTATGGGCGGCGCCTGTGGCACATGCAAAGCCAAAGTGCTGTCCGGAGCGGTGTCGATGGAGCAGAACTTTGTGCTCGACAAGGCCGAGCTCGAAGCCGGGTTCATCCTGACATGCCAGTCCCATCCCAGCACCGCAACGGTCGCCGTGGACTACGACGCCTGA